The following DNA comes from Rosa rugosa chromosome 5, drRosRugo1.1, whole genome shotgun sequence.
ttttaacATCAAGAATGATAGATGCTAATATGAATTTGTACAGTATAACAGGACAGCTGAGCGGGATGCAAACTTGATAAGACCGATGCCGATCCTGCAGAAGACAATGGATTATTTGCTCAAGTTGCTTGATACACCTTATAGCGATAGGTTTCTTAGCATATATAACTTCTTGTGGGATAGAATGCGGGCGATCCGAATGGACCTAAGAATGCAACACATTTTTAACCAAGAGGCTATTAATATGTTGGAGCAAATGGTGAATCTTCTGAACTTTTTTCCTGTTTGCACgatttatcttttttatttacATAATTACATAATCATTTATCATGAACATGACTTTGAGAGTTTGTTTATATGATGAGGTATATGATTAGGTGGGAATAAATGGTAGTTTAGAACTTCTATGATTCTTTTTCTTGTTGCTTATGGTTTTCTCAGATTCGTCACAGTTTCTAGTTTCACGCTGTATTTGAACGCTTATTAAATATTACTACTTTTATATTCTTATCTGGTTTTTGTTTGGACAATTTATTTGGAGAGGTTTTAGCACCTCTCTTAAACATGGTTTACCACGTGCACTTCACTTTTAGGTAGTTAAAAGTGAAGTGCAATTCTGAAAGTGGAGTGCAAATCTTGCTAATTTATAAACTCTTTAACCATTTATCTGTTTCAAGTAAATTATCTCAGCAACTCAAGTTATTCCTTGAATTGTTGTTTCAAAGATATGCATCTGGTTGGTGACATATCCAAAGATCATCTCAAGATTGAATAATATGGCTGATAATTACGTATTTTATTTCAGATAAGACTTCACATAATTGCCATGCATGAATTATGTGAATACTCAAAAGGAGAGGGGTTTGCGGAAGGATTTGATGCTCACCTTAATATTGAGCAGATGAATAAAACATCAGTAGAATTGTTCCAAATGTATGATGATCACAGAAAGAAAGGAATAAGCATTCCTACAGAAAAAGAGTTTCGGGGTTATTATGCGCTTCTCAAGCTGGACAAACATCCTGGGCATATGGTGAGTCATCTGGAGTTATCACTGTCATACAGATTTTCATTTTGGTGCCATCTATGAAAATAAGGTTTTCCTGTCAGGTTGAACCTGCAGAGCTCTCACTTGATCTTGCAAAGATGACCCCAGAAATAAGACAAACTTCAGAGGTGCTATTTGCACGTGATGTAGCGAGGTATTCTTATTGAatacaatttttggttttggttttgactGCAATATAAATATTAAATTGATTTCGTCTTGCAGAGCTTGTAGAACTGGTAATTTTATTGCCTTCTTTCGACTTGCAAGGAAAGCAACTTATCTTCAAGCATGCCTAATGCATGCTCATTTTGCAAAGGTATGAATAACTGCTGCTTATGGTTTGTGTTCCAATTTACAACTACCTTTAGGATCCTGACCtcataattaataattataaaCTTGCTCTATCTATCAGCAATGAATTCAGTTGCCAAGGCAGCAAGTAGTAGACAATTTGCAGTGATTCTAGGATTGAAGAACAGTATTAAAGAATTTGCTCCTTTACAtcacatatatatgcatgtgatTAGTTATGTATGTGATATCCAAGAGAAATGACGTGAACAAAACTATGACCAATGTGTCTTAGTGTGTCTAGGGCGTAgagaaattttgaatttcagcTATTATTTGAAGAATTATGGGCTTTGTTATTTGCAGgtgaattttaattttcaacTAAGCCTGTACGGTCtgataattaaaataaaactaaacctGTACAGATTTTCAGGGCTACATAGTAAAGAAAAAAGGTTTCCTAGGGGGGTTCTATTGTTGTCTTGGATTTTaagtattcaaatttcaaagcgTTTTGGTTATGCCAGCACAGTGTGTTTGCTTGGAGTTTTATAATTCAAAGTAGGGAAGTAGTCTCAAATGAAACACACTGTACTCACATGAAATGCTTTGGTCAATAGAAGCTTGGATTGAGCTTTGAGTATTGGTTAATTGAAGCACGCCCATTGCGTGTCTTGATGTATACATGTATTCAATGGTAACTGCGCTTTCTTCTCTCCCCTCCTTCACGGCATTCCTTCGCTTGTATGGAATCTAATGACCCTCAATGTGAGCCCAGAGAACAAAATCTGAAACCAAGTGGGAGATAGTTAGATTTGACCATAGGGTCTCTGATTTAGCGCAAATATTAAGATTTTCTGATCGAAATTTGGTACATCTAACTAATAACGTTTTGTGTTTTGACCAGTTAAGAACCCTGGCACTTGCTTCTCTACAAGCAGGGCTCCAGAATAACCAAGGTCTTCCTATTGCGGATGTTGCCAAGTGGCTAGCTATGGAGGTaccttcattttctttgatgAGAATTCTATTTTGCACCCTCTGCAGAAAGAGGAACTTCTCTACTTCTCTTATGCTTACACTTCGATGCTTGAAATTAGGAAGAGGAAATTGAAAGCCTTTCAGAGTATCATGGATTTCAAATGAAGTCTTACAATAAAGAGTCATATATGGTAAAGGAAGGTCCATTTCTAAATGGTGATGAGGAATATCCTACCAAGTGTTCTAACCTTGTTGACATGAAAAAATCAAGAAGGATAATCGAGGATGTTTTAGCTTCTGGTCAAGTCATATCCTTGCCTGCGGAAGCTTCAAAAGGAATTCAGCTGACTAAACCAAATAAGCTTGGAGCAAAAACTGCTCCATATAGTGAAAGGGGAAGTCTTGTCCATGATGTGCTATCAATTGAAGTAGCAAACTCCATTCATGAAGTTGATGAAGAAATGGCTAATTATGAAGTCATTTCATCCCCAAAAGATGTCAGACAAAAGCAGAAAATAATTCCAACACCAATTTTTTCACCCCAAAAGGATGTCAGACAAAAGCAGCATATGATTCAAACACCAATAGCTCCGTCCCCAAAGGGTATCAGACAAAAGCAGCAGGTGATTAACATGCCAATTCTTGGTCCACGCCATGAAGATGATAGTCAGATGGCTTCTGTGTCTCCTTCCCCGTGGGATCTCTCATCATATAAACCCCAGCCTGATAAAGTTGGTTTAAATGAGAAGCCCAACAAAGATGCTCTTTACAGTAGCTCTCCAGTGAAAAGCATGCATTTTGGCATGGAAGCAACGCCATTGCAGATTGGATCAAAAACATCTCCACAATCTCCAGTTGGTACATATAGTTACGATGCGGAACATTCAGTAGGCCAAATTGTGTCTAATAACTTGGAAAATGAGGAACCTACAGATCTTTGTGAGGACAATGAAAATGACGATGTTATGGGAGATTATCAACATGAGGAAATTGCCGAGGCAAAACTGAAGTTGATGTTAAGGTACTTTATCTTGTTGTTTCACTTTTTTCTGCATGTTAAGAACATTGTTATTATATCCCTTGACGTTCCCACTTCTTTTCTCATTAGGTTATGGAGGCGGCGTTCTATGAAGCTAAGGGAACTGCGAGAGCAAAAGCAGTTGGCAGCAAATGCTGCATTGAGTTCTTTATCACTGGGACCACCAATTCAACTGAAGAGAGATGTAAGCCTTTTCAAATAATTTGAAATTAATATACCTGCCTACATTGATATGCCAATTTTtgtttgctttgtaattttaaGAAAATAGCTTAActtcttctccaaaaaaaaaataattaaaaaaaaaattgaagcttAACAAGACAatgtgttttcttgttttatatatatatatacacacacacacatacaagAAGACTATATtgtgattttcttcttttttgatgCCTCAATTTTAGTGTCCTCTTGTCATTCTTGTATAGGTGAAAAGGTCTCAGTTCACTTCGGTCTTTCAATCTTTACGGAGTACTGTAAAAGCTAAAAATCAGTGGACAAGTTTTCAATTGTCCCCCTTCTTCCTTTTTTCAACCTGAAAATTTGTTTAGTTATAATTCTTCCATGTTTGTTGTTATGTACAATTTTTTACTTTTGGTTCTTTACCTACGAGTGGTTTAACCTATTGGAAATTAATGTATTACTGGTTGTGAAATCTAATTGATGATTTTAAAATCTTTCAATGCTGTATTTTGCAGCAACCACGCATGTCTGGTGACTTTGACATTGATCTTATTTTGAGAGAAAGACATCAAAAGCACGGCCAGTCCTGGTCCAGACTTAATGTTTCAGATGTAATAGCAGATACATTAAGCACAAGAAATCCGGATGCTAGATGCCTATGTTGGAAAGTTGTTGTATGTTCTCCGATGAACGATCTAGAAGGTGATGAACACTGGCAGAGGAACCATGCCCTGGAAGCAGCACCCTGGTTGCTTTCAAAGATCATGCCTTCAAAAAACGATCATGAAGATCTCTTAATTTCATCTCCTGGCGTGTCCATATGGAAGAAATGGGTTCAAGGCCAATCTGGTTCAGACCTTACCTGCTGTTTGTCTGTAGTTAAGGATGCAAATAGTGATAATCTAATTGAGTGTGTATCTGGCATGAGTGCGCTTTTGTTTCTTGTATCAGAAAGCATCCCTTGGAAATTGCAAAAAGCCCAGCTCCATAACCTTCTGATGTCAGTACCTTATGGTTCCTACTTACCTCTTCTGATCCTAGCTGGTTCATTCAAGAATGACATTGCAGATCCTTCCTCCATTATAGTTGATAATATGGGTCTCCATGACTTGGATAAGTCCCGAATAAGCAGCTTTCGGATTGTTCCCCTTGTTGAAAACCAGAAAAGAGAGCAATTGGATGGGTTCTATAGTGACAACCGACTGAGGGAGGGGCTCAGATGGCTTGCAAGTGAATCACCTCCTCAACCCATTCTTCATCATGTGAAAACACATGAATTGATTCTGACCCACTTGAATTCCTCATTGGAGGCACtagagaaaatgaaagattaTGAAGTAGGTCCAAACAACTGTATCCTATCCTTCAATGAAGCTTTGGATCAGTCACAGAGGGAAATTGCTGCCGCTGCCCAAGCAAATCCTGCTAGTTTCCCTTGCCCTGAAATTGCTTTGCTGGAGGAGTACAGTGAAGAACACAGGCTGGTGAAGTGGTGCTTGCCAAGCATAGGATGGAGCTCAGTAGCAAAAATAGAACCACTAATGTCAGCTCTGGGGAATTGTAGACTTCCCACTTTTCCTGATACTATTTCATGGTTGCCCAGATGTTCATATGCAAGGAAGGAGATTGAGAGCCTGAAAGTTGAACTTGAAAATGGCTTGATCAGATACCTTGCGGATTCTAAGATGATGGGACTTGAACTTGCTATAAAGGAGGCATATGTAATGCTACAAAGAAGTTGTCGACTTGAGTGCCACGACTCATGCTGCTACATTGTGCCCAAATGGACTATGATTTTTCGACGAATCTTCAATTGGCGGTTGATGGGTTTGGCTAATGGGACATTCTCTTCAGCTTATATCCTGGAATGCCCTCATCTCAATGCAACTTTTGGAAACCTGGGTAAGTTGACGCTTGAAGATAGTGAACCTTCAGCTTATCATCTCAATCAGCCGACTCTGGATGAAGTCATTGAAGTTTGCCGCAGCCCTCTAATGTTTCAGAGAGGTCAGTCCTTGCAAGAAACTGATCCAACTCTTCCTGAGACATCACCAAATGGTTCAATTCTTGAGACTCCGAACACAGTTGTTTTTATGGATGATGAGACATGCTTAACCGATGATATAGAGGATGTGCCTGACGTAAATAGGGGACTAGAAAATGGTGGCGGAGAACTGGTGGTGGCTGGGAAAGAGACCAAGGAAGATAATAAATTGAGTACATTGTTGGAGCACTGTAACATGTTACAAAATGTGATAGATAAGAAGTTGTCCATTTATTTCTAACCTGTTGATAATCTTGTAACAATTTTGTATTTCGTGTATTTTAGCATAAGAAACGGCTCTGTAATGTTACCTTGAGATTATTTTTTATACACAAGGGATAACATCACACCTCGTAACTCTCTCTGATAGATTTTCTCTGGACAAATGCATGGTGTATTTGTTGTATTTCTTTAATCAGCAACATATTTTCTTCCCTTCCCTTGTAGCTACTTGACATTATTTCTAACGCTGAATACAAAATTTCTACAAATCAGGAAATTGGGGATAAAACGTACTCTTGTTGGACGTCACTCCGCTTTCCCTTGGTATAGATGAGTGTTGTAGTCCCAAGTAACACTACCATCCCCACCACGAAAGAGAGTGTCTTCACAACAGTCAAAAGTGGGCAACAATGTGTAGAGTTTCCTGTGTATGAGGGTGAATCAATAATAGCCAAAGAGAACAGATTGTTAGGTGTATTTGAGCTCAAAGGCATCCAATGTGCTCCAAAGGGAGTGCCTGAGCTTAACGTTTGCTTTAACATTGATGCCAACGGCATCATTATGGTTGTCCCTGCCGAGGACAAATCAACGAAGAAGAAAAGCAAGATCACAATCGTCAATAACAACAAAGGCAGGCTATCTAAGATGGAAATTGCGAGGATGATCAAGGAGGCAAAAAAGTACAGGTTTGAAGATGAGGAGAATAAGAAGAAATTGGAGGCTAAGGCTGCATTGATGGACTATACACATGACATGGAGGAAAAAATTCCTAGTCTCAGAAAGCTCAACCGAGCGGACAAGAAGAAATATGAGGATGAGGTTGCAAAGACCTGCCGGTGGCCGACTTGCTGAATGCAAAGAATATGAGGACCAGATGAAAAAGGTTGAGAACGTTTGCAATCGCATAATTGGCAAGATGCACCAGGATCGGTGTGGATGATGGTGCTCCTTTGGCCTAATTTGTATGTATCACTGTGCTTAAATAATTACTAATAGAATCGTGATCTGCTAGCTACGGAGAAATTTTTCCTACTGTATGTGGGATAATTTTTCATGCTTCTGTTAAGGTAGTGGCTTAGTTTGATCAGAATGTACAGATACCACTTTATTTGACGTCGCCTGAATTCAAAAAGCTTAGTGAACAAGGAACTGCCATATGAAGTTACATACAAAAATAGAGAATCAGGGTTTTCAAACTAGCATTTTATCTCAAACTACTAACAGCACTGAACATTAACAACCTCAACAAAGGAGTTGAAATCAACTGACTAGTGGCATATCGACAGCGAAACTCCATTGTTGTAAGCTCTAAAGATGAGTAAGCTTAAATATACAACATCATCTTTCTTGAAACATGACAACATGTCCCTTATTTTCTTTCAACAAAATCAATGAAGGTATTAGAACCACAACAACGACTTGCAGGATCAAGGAAGTCCATACAAAGCGACTAATTTTAAGCAGCTGCACTTCGACGCTGATGTCCTTGCAACCATTCAGGCGGCCACCAATCGGGTCTAATAGGCTCGACCTTCACATCGTCCTGGCTTCGTATGGTTAGCGTACTTGATCCTTTAAAAGCTTCATCCAAACGCAAGACACCAAGTCCACGACATCCAAGTTGAGTTGTGACAGTACCAATTTTCTTGTCAGAAACACTATCAATCACCTCGGAGCCAGGGGCAACCTTCTGCTCTGCTTCTGAAGAACATATAACATATACAGGTAAGGGCTAGGATATTCggacaaaataaaaatttgaatttttttacaggAAGTTTGATTACCTTCTCCGCTATCCTTGAGAAATTTTAGAGGAAGCAGGCGTTTGCGAATGACCCCTCTGTGGTGTGTTCGAGCAACAAGCTCTTGGCCCACATAACACCCTTTGTCAAAGCTAATTGCATTTAGAGCCACCAGGTTATATTCTAGAGGAATTGCCTCACCTAATCATGATGATAACAAATTCAGACTGCATAGCAAACAGAAGTAGAAGCAGAAACTGGTAACAAGCAACATATCGATATGTAGTTAAGACGAACTTAGCTAGACAATTTCAAACACAATAGAATAATCCCAGGTACAGTATGTCAAGGAGACACAGAACATGGACCAAACAGTTAGCAATCAAATTGAGAATGATAGTATATTTGCATTTCGCACAATAAGTTAGAGATCTTGCAGTTATTGGAAAAT
Coding sequences within:
- the LOC133707978 gene encoding SAC3 family protein B isoform X1 produces the protein MFSSFSSQAGPTGPAEKSPIPVQFGTSGRRPPSPSPTTPPFPYSAPLRSPSSGPEALGQPHLAFQSSHPGGTPSYRSAGVQRSPESLPSWNGGQRPLLKNNDTKVHQRPSAVTSFVVSRNSGTSVTAKVARFQDTRGTRSPPLLSRDVNIRNSTQSVPRSHVVSPRTQSPASISYNYQPVEDFNHVGAVEGHVVPPRTRSPPSASYNYHPVEDLDRFGGVEGPLVTSRTRSPPSGSYNHHPVEDFDRSGGVERHAFSSSGLNSSPKLIDDHARLQAYQEPSRVSPSVSTFDSGRRTPVNYDDVQVLKRTRPSVSPIGSNATSSAVFSTRDSRVHQQSLQSSNNTFSEAAANNLTAIPVAKRMRSPPLLPDDQVFKGNSYATQDGTEREMQAKAKRLARFKVELSKSPQSGIDIVERGVSATRNEQSNVERNRSVAYSSTQLARDVTDGNALSECEGVESSGIIIGVCPDMCPDSERAERERKGDLDRHERVDGDRNQTSMSLAVKKYNRTAERDANLIRPMPILQKTMDYLLKLLDTPYSDRFLSIYNFLWDRMRAIRMDLRMQHIFNQEAINMLEQMIRLHIIAMHELCEYSKGEGFAEGFDAHLNIEQMNKTSVELFQMYDDHRKKGISIPTEKEFRGYYALLKLDKHPGHMVEPAELSLDLAKMTPEIRQTSEVLFARDVARACRTGNFIAFFRLARKATYLQACLMHAHFAKLRTLALASLQAGLQNNQGLPIADVAKWLAMEEEEIESLSEYHGFQMKSYNKESYMVKEGPFLNGDEEYPTKCSNLVDMKKSRRIIEDVLASGQVISLPAEASKGIQLTKPNKLGAKTAPYSERGSLVHDVLSIEVANSIHEVDEEMANYEVISSPKDVRQKQKIIPTPIFSPQKDVRQKQHMIQTPIAPSPKGIRQKQQVINMPILGPRHEDDSQMASVSPSPWDLSSYKPQPDKVGLNEKPNKDALYSSSPVKSMHFGMEATPLQIGSKTSPQSPVGTYSYDAEHSVGQIVSNNLENEEPTDLCEDNENDDVMGDYQHEEIAEAKLKLMLRLWRRRSMKLRELREQKQLAANAALSSLSLGPPIQLKRDQPRMSGDFDIDLILRERHQKHGQSWSRLNVSDVIADTLSTRNPDARCLCWKVVVCSPMNDLEGDEHWQRNHALEAAPWLLSKIMPSKNDHEDLLISSPGVSIWKKWVQGQSGSDLTCCLSVVKDANSDNLIECVSGMSALLFLVSESIPWKLQKAQLHNLLMSVPYGSYLPLLILAGSFKNDIADPSSIIVDNMGLHDLDKSRISSFRIVPLVENQKREQLDGFYSDNRLREGLRWLASESPPQPILHHVKTHELILTHLNSSLEALEKMKDYEVGPNNCILSFNEALDQSQREIAAAAQANPASFPCPEIALLEEYSEEHRLVKWCLPSIGWSSVAKIEPLMSALGNCRLPTFPDTISWLPRCSYARKEIESLKVELENGLIRYLADSKMMGLELAIKEAYVMLQRSCRLECHDSCCYIVPKWTMIFRRIFNWRLMGLANGTFSSAYILECPHLNATFGNLGKLTLEDSEPSAYHLNQPTLDEVIEVCRSPLMFQRGQSLQETDPTLPETSPNGSILETPNTVVFMDDETCLTDDIEDVPDVNRGLENGGGELVVAGKETKEDNKLSTLLEHCNMLQNVIDKKLSIYF
- the LOC133707978 gene encoding SAC3 family protein B isoform X2 → MLVQLKDLLLHMCSHVVPPRTRSPPSASYNYHPVEDLDRFGGVEGPLVTSRTRSPPSGSYNHHPVEDFDRSGGVERHAFSSSGLNSSPKLIDDHARLQAYQEPSRVSPSVSTFDSGRRTPVNYDDVQVLKRTRPSVSPIGSNATSSAVFSTRDSRVHQQSLQSSNNTFSEAAANNLTAIPVAKRMRSPPLLPDDQVFKGNSYATQDGTEREMQAKAKRLARFKVELSKSPQSGIDIVERGVSATRNEQSNVERNRSVAYSSTQLARDVTDGNALSECEGVESSGIIIGVCPDMCPDSERAERERKGDLDRHERVDGDRNQTSMSLAVKKYNRTAERDANLIRPMPILQKTMDYLLKLLDTPYSDRFLSIYNFLWDRMRAIRMDLRMQHIFNQEAINMLEQMIRLHIIAMHELCEYSKGEGFAEGFDAHLNIEQMNKTSVELFQMYDDHRKKGISIPTEKEFRGYYALLKLDKHPGHMVEPAELSLDLAKMTPEIRQTSEVLFARDVARACRTGNFIAFFRLARKATYLQACLMHAHFAKLRTLALASLQAGLQNNQGLPIADVAKWLAMEEEEIESLSEYHGFQMKSYNKESYMVKEGPFLNGDEEYPTKCSNLVDMKKSRRIIEDVLASGQVISLPAEASKGIQLTKPNKLGAKTAPYSERGSLVHDVLSIEVANSIHEVDEEMANYEVISSPKDVRQKQKIIPTPIFSPQKDVRQKQHMIQTPIAPSPKGIRQKQQVINMPILGPRHEDDSQMASVSPSPWDLSSYKPQPDKVGLNEKPNKDALYSSSPVKSMHFGMEATPLQIGSKTSPQSPVGTYSYDAEHSVGQIVSNNLENEEPTDLCEDNENDDVMGDYQHEEIAEAKLKLMLRLWRRRSMKLRELREQKQLAANAALSSLSLGPPIQLKRDQPRMSGDFDIDLILRERHQKHGQSWSRLNVSDVIADTLSTRNPDARCLCWKVVVCSPMNDLEGDEHWQRNHALEAAPWLLSKIMPSKNDHEDLLISSPGVSIWKKWVQGQSGSDLTCCLSVVKDANSDNLIECVSGMSALLFLVSESIPWKLQKAQLHNLLMSVPYGSYLPLLILAGSFKNDIADPSSIIVDNMGLHDLDKSRISSFRIVPLVENQKREQLDGFYSDNRLREGLRWLASESPPQPILHHVKTHELILTHLNSSLEALEKMKDYEVGPNNCILSFNEALDQSQREIAAAAQANPASFPCPEIALLEEYSEEHRLVKWCLPSIGWSSVAKIEPLMSALGNCRLPTFPDTISWLPRCSYARKEIESLKVELENGLIRYLADSKMMGLELAIKEAYVMLQRSCRLECHDSCCYIVPKWTMIFRRIFNWRLMGLANGTFSSAYILECPHLNATFGNLGKLTLEDSEPSAYHLNQPTLDEVIEVCRSPLMFQRGQSLQETDPTLPETSPNGSILETPNTVVFMDDETCLTDDIEDVPDVNRGLENGGGELVVAGKETKEDNKLSTLLEHCNMLQNVIDKKLSIYF